CGACTACGTGACCTTCATCGGCTCCGACTTCGTGGACGAGGGAAAGCGCGCGGCCGAGGCGCTGACCAAGGCGGTGGACGGCAAGGCCAAGATCATCCAGCTCGAAGGCACCACCGGCTCGTCGCCCGCCAACGACCGGCGCAAGGGCTTCGAGGATTACATCAAGGCCCATCCGGGCATGCAGATCGTGGCGTCGCAATCCGGCGACTTCGCCCGCGACAAGGGCCGGCAGGTTGCCGAGACCCTGCTGCAGGCGCATCCCGATGCGACCGCGATCTATGCCCATAACGACGAGATGGCCATCGGGGCGATCGCGGCCCTCGAAGCGGCCGGGAAGACGCCCGGCAAGGATGTCATCGTCGTGTCGGTCGACGGCACGCGCGATGCGCTCCAGGCGATCATCGACGGCAAGATGCTCGCCACCGTCGAGTGCAATCCGAAGTTCGGCCCCAAGGCGTTCGAGACCCTCGACCGCTACGCCAAGGGCGAGCAGATCGAGCCGTGGGTGATCAACACCGACCGCTTCTTCGACAAGTCGAACGCGGCGCAGCTCATCGCCGACGCCTATTGATCGCCGGACGCCGCCCGTCACGGCGGACGGCGTCCCTCTCCTCACGGACAGGACGGGTCACGGAGCTCTCATGGCGCCGCTTCTCTCGATGCACGGGATCGACAAGCGCTTTGCCGGAATACCGGCCCTGCGCGCCGCCGAACTCGCCGTGGAGCGGGGCGAGGTCCATGCGCTCATCGGCCAGAACGGCGCGGGCAAATCGACCCTGATCAAGATCCTGACCGGATACTACGCCCGGGATGCCGGAGAGATCGTCTTCGACGGCAGGCCGGTGGCCTTCACCTCGCCGCAGGAAGCCCAGAGGGCCGGCATCAGCACGATCTACCAGGAGATCAACCTCGTGCCCTACAGGTCGGTGACGGAGAACATCTGTCTCGGCCGGGAGAAGCGCCGCTTCGGCTTTCTCGACTGGCCCGCGATGCATGCGGAAGCCCGAGGGCTTCTGGCGCGGTTCAACGTCGACATCGACGTCCATCGCCCGCTCATGGCCTATCCGACCGCCGTGCAGCAGATGGTCGCCATCGCCCGCGCCATCGGGTTCGACGCCAGGCTCGTCATCATGGACGAGCCCACATCCTCCCTCGACGAGCGCGAGGTCGAAGTGCTCTTCGGCGTGATCCGCAGGCTCAAGGAAGCGGGTGTCTCCGTCATCTTCGTCAGCCACAAGCTCGACGAACTCTATGCGGTCTGCGACCGCGTGACGATCATGCGCGACGGGCGGACCGTGCAGGTGTCGGCCATGGCGGATCTCTCCCGGCTCGACCTGGTGACGACGATGCTCGGGCGGGAACTCACGCAGGCCCTGCGGGAGAGCCGCGAGGACGCAGACGCCGCGGCCGCGCGCGACCCCATCCTGAAGGTTCGCAATCTCGCCGTCGGACGCAAGGTCCGCGACGTCGATTTCGACGTCCGGCCCGGCGAGATCGTCGGCCTCGCGGGGCTGCTCGGCGCGGGACGCACGGAATCGGCCCGGGCCGTGTTCGGCGCCGACCGGCCCGATGCGGGAACAATCCGCTTCGCAGGCTCCGACGGCGCGATCGCCCAGCCTGCGGACGCCATCGGGGCGGGAATGGGCTTCTGCTCCGAAGATCGCAAGCTCGAAGGCATCATCCCGGACATGTCGGTGCGCGAGAACATGACCCTGGCCCTCATGCCGACGCTGGGACGCCGCGGCATCGTGGACGAGGGGAAAAGCCGCGCCGTCGTGGACCGCTTCATCAGGCTCCTCGGCATCCGCTGCTCGGGGCCGGAGCAGCGCATTCGCGAACTGTCGGGCGGCAATCAACAGAAGGTGCTCCTCGCCCGCTGGCTCTGCATGAACCCGAAGCTCCTCATCCTCGACGAGCCCACGCGCGGCATCGATGTCGGAGCCAAGGCCGAGATCCTCAATCTGATCCGGGAACTCGCCGGTCAGGGCCTCGGCGTCCTGATGATCTCCTCCGAGCTGGAGGAGATCGTGGAGGCCGCAAGCCGCATCTTCGTTCTTCGCGACGGGCGCACGGTGGCCGAACTCGCGGGTGATGCCGTCAACGAGCAGACGGTCATGGCCGCGATGGCTCACGGCGATGCGGACAGACGGGAGGCCGCCCGTGGCTGACACCGCGACGACGCTTCCTCCAGCCCCTGCTCCCGCGCCTGCTCCCGCCCCTGCCCGCGACGCGTCCCGCTTCGACACAAGGGCCTTCCTCACCCGCTACGGGTCATGGATCGCGCTCGCGCTCCTCATCCTGATCAATCTCGCGATCACGCCGAACTTCGCCACCTGGCAGACGCTCAACGTCAACCTGACCCAGGTCTGCACCATCGTGATCGTGGGCGTCGGGATGACGCTCGTGATCGCGACCGGCGGCATCGACCTCTCGGTCGGTGCGCTCATGGCCATCGCCGGAGCCCTCGCGCCGCTGATCTTCCTCGGCAAGCTCTTTCCCCTGCCCGATCCGGCGGTCGGCATCGCGCTCGCCTTCGTCCTGCCGGTTCTCGTCACCGGAGGCCTCGGCTGGTTCAACGGCTGGCTCGTCACGCATCTGCGCATTCAGCCGATCATCGCCACGCTCGTTCTGTTCATCGCGGGCCGCGGCATCGCCCAGGTCTTCACCAACGGCAATCTGCAGGTGTTCAACCTGCCGGACTTCCAGTTCATCGGCCTCGGGCGCGTTTTCGGCATTCCGTTTCAGGCCATCCTGATGGCCGCGATCGTGGCGGCCGCCGCCTGGATGCTCAGGCACACGGTGTTCGGGAGGCAGATTCTCGCCATCGGGGGCAACGAGCGCGCCGCGCGGCTCGCAGGGATTCCCGTGGCCTCCGTCAAGCAGCGCGTCTATCTCATCAGCGGTCTTCTGTCGGGCATCGCGGGCCTCATCGTGATCGCCCGCAACTCCGCCGCCGACGCCAATCTCGTCGGCCTCGGCATGGAGCTCGACGCCATCGCGGCGGTGGCGGTGGGCGGAACGCTCCTGACGGGCGGACGCGCGACGGTGGTCGGAACGCTCGTGGGCGCCCTCATCATCCAGCTCGTCCGCTACACGCTGCTTGCCAACGGCGTGCCGGACGCGGCCGCCCTCGTGGCGAAGGCCGGCATCATCGTGATGGCCGTCTGGCTGCAGCGGCAGGGACAGCGGTGAGGTCGGCGATGGGCGGCACCATGAGCCTCAGAACCCTCCAGGCCATCGGGCGCTTCGGCGTGCTGCTCGCCCTCGTCGCCCTGATCGTGTTCGGCTGGCTGCGCTACGAGAATTTCCTCGGGAGCTTCAACGTGCTCTCGGTCCTGCGCTACAACAGCATGTTCGCCCTGGTCGCGTTGGGCATGTGCTTCGTGATCATCACCGGGGGCATCGATCTCTCGGTGGGATCGACGGCGGCCTTTGGCAGCGTGGTGGCGGCGCTCGCCTCGCCTTACGGGGCGGTGCCGGGCCTCCTCGCCGGATTGGCGGCCGGGCTGGCGATCGGCGCCTGCAACGCCTTCATCATCACCCGGCTCAACATCCTGCCCTTCATCACGACCCTGGCGACCATGCTGGCGGCGAGCGGCTGCGCGCTCCTTCTGGCCGGGAACCAATCCGTCTCCGTCTCCTACGAATCCGGATTCACGGAGTTGGGCCAGGGGGATTTCCTCGGCTTTCCGGTTCCCGCCTGGATCGCCCTCGCGGCCTATCTCCTGGGCTCGCTCATCCTCAACTTCACGTCCTTCGGCCGCACGGTCCTGGCGATCGGCGGCAACGAGGAGGCGGCGCGTCTCATGGGACTGCCCGCCAATCGGGTGAAGGCGACCGTTTACCTGGCAAGCGGCGGCCTCGCGGGCCTCGCGGGCGTGATCCTCGCGGCGCAGTTCGGCGCGGGCCAACCCATCGAGGGCGTCGGCTGGGAACTGTTCGCCATCGCGGCCGTGGTCGTCGGCGGAACGCTTCTGACGGGCGGCGTCGGATCCGTGGGCTCGACCCTTGCCGGCGTGCTGCTGCTCGGCCTGATCTTCAACATCCTGAACTTCGAGAACGGCCTCGGCTGGATCAGCCTCTCCGCCTATTGGCAATCCGTCATCCGGGGCCTGTTCCTGCTGCTCGTGGTGGCCATCCAGGCGCGCCTGAGCGTGCGCACGGAAGAGACCGCGTGATTGTCGAAAATGCATTTCAACAGACGGGATGACCCATGCCTCGGATGACGTCCATCGAAACCGGTTTCTACCGCATTCCGCTGCCCACCGTCCTGACGGATTCCATGCACGGCGAGATGCGGGCCTTCGAGCTCAACACCATCCGCATCCGCGACTCGGACGGCGCCGAGGGCGTGGGCTACACCTTCACGGTCGGGCGCAACGGAGCCGCCATCGACGCGGTCCTGACCCGGGAGCTTCCGGAGATCATGGACGGCGAGGAGGCCGACGAGATCGAACGGCTCTGGCACAAGGCGTGGTGGGCGCTCCATTACGGCGGACGGGGCGGGCCGACGGTTCTGGCGATCTCCGCCTTCGACATGGCCTTGTGGGATCTCAAGGCCCGGCGCGCCGGCCTCCCGCTCTGGAAGGCCCTCGGCGGGTATGATCCGAAGGTGCCCTGCTACGCGGGCGGCATCGATCTCGACCTGCCTCTCGACGATCTGCTGCGTCAGACCGACGGCAACCTCGGCAAGGGTTTTCGGGCCATCAAGATGAAGGTCGGCCGCGCGAACCTGTTCGAGGACGTGGAGCGCGTCAAAGCGATGCGCGAGCATCTCGGGGAAGGGTTCCCTCTCATGGCGGACGCCAACATGAAATGGAGCGTCGACGGAGCCATCCGGGCGGCCCGCGCCTTTCAGCCCTTCGACCTCACCTGGCTGGAGGAGCCCACCATCCCGGACGACCCGGCGGGCCATGCCCGCATCGTCCGCGAGGGCGGGCTGCCCATCGCCGCTGGCGAAAACCTGCGCAGCTTGTGGGAGTTCAGGCTCTATGTCGCGGGCGGCGGCGTCACCTATCCGGAGCCCGACGTCACCAATTGCGGCGGCGTCACGCCGTTCATGAAGATCGCCCACCTTGCGGAGGCCTTCAACCTGCCGGTCACGAGCCACGGAGCGCACGACGTGACCGTCCATCTTCTCGCCGCCTGCCCCAACCGCTCCTATCTCGAGGCCCACGGCTTCGGGCTCGAGCGGTATATCGCCGAGCCGCTCGAGATCCGGGACGGCAACGCCCTCGCGCCGAACCGTCCGGGCCACGGCATCGCCTTCGACTGGCACGGTCTCGAACGGATCAAAGCCTGACACCCGCATTGGGAAACGCTCGCCATGAACCCATTCTCAGACACCCTTCTGGCCGGAAAGACCGCCCTGGTGACGGCGGCCGCGCAAGGCATCGGCCGCGCATCGGCGCTCGCCCTCGCCGACGCGGGCGCGGCGGTCTTCGCGACCGACATCAACGAGGAGGCGCTCGCTTCCCTGGCCGAGGAGCGCCCCGTCATCACGCCGCTGCGCCTCGACGTCCGCGACCGCGCTTCCATCGCGGCGGTCCATGAGCGCACGGGGCCGGTCGAGATCCTGTTCAACTGCGCCGGAACCGTGCATCAGGGTCCCCTGCTCGCCTGCGACGACGAGGCCTGGGACTTCTCCATGGACCTCAACGTCACGGCCATGTTCCGCATGATCCGCGCCTATCTGCCCGCCATGGTGGAGCGGGGCTCGGGATCGATCGTCAACATGAGTTCCGTCGCAGGCGCCGTCAAAGGCGTGGCGAACCGCGCCGCCTATTGCGCCACCAAGGCGGCGGTGGCGGGGCTCACCCGCTCCATCGCGGCCGATTACGTCACGGCGGGCGTGCGCTGCAACGCCATCTGTCCCGGCACGGTCGAGACGCCGTCGCTCCACGAGCGCATGCGCGCCCAGGGGGATTACGAGACCGCGCGCGCCGCCTTCATCGCCCGCCAGCCCATGGGGCGGCTCGGCACGCCGGAGGAAATCGCGGCTCTCGTCGTCTATCTCGCCAGCGACGCCGCCGCCTACACGACCGGACAGCTTCACATCATCGACGGCGGCTGGACAGGCTGATCGAGGGACATCCCGACCGCGCATGGGAATGGCAGAAAAGGGTTCAGGCATGAAAGAGCGTTTCGACCATATCGTCGTCGGCGGGGGCTCTTCAGGGTCGGTCGCGGCGGCCCGGCTGGTCAACGAGGGCGCCCGCGTGCTGCTGCTGGAAGGCGGCTATTCGCACCGCCATCCGCTCCTCGACATGCCGCCGGGGATCTTCAAGATGATCAACGGCAGCAAGTACATGCGCTATCACCACACGGTGCCGCAGGAGCATCTCGACGGGCGCGTGCACGACATTCCGCAGGCCAACGTCCTGGGCGGCGGCTCGTCGGTCAACGCTCAGGTCTACATGCGCGGACGACCCTCCGACTACGACGAATGGCACGAGCTTCTGCGCGGCGAGAACGACTATCCGGGCTGGGGCTGGGCCGACGTGCTGCCGCACTTCCGCACCATGGAGGGCAACAACCGCTTCTACAACGACCTGCACGGGGCGGATGGCCCCCTGCTCGTCTCCGATCCCGGGCACATCAACGACCTGTCGCGCTGGTTCGTGCAATCCATGCAGGCCTTGGGCGAGCCGTTCAATCCCGATTTCAACGGCCCGACGCAGCGCGGCGTCGGCTTCTACCAGTTCATGAACCGGCGCGGCAAACGCAGCAGCGCGGCCTACGCCTTTCTCGCGCCGCTCGCCGACAATCCCAATCTCGTGATCCGCCTGCAATCGCGCGTGCGCAGGATCGAGATCGAGAACGGCCGCGCCGTCGGCGTCACCTACCGCGATTCCAAGGGCACCGATCATCGGGTCCATGCCGACGGCGAGATCATCATGGCCTCGGGCTCGCTCGTGACGCCCCAGTTGCTCATGCTCTCGGGCATCGGCCCGGCCGATCGCCTGAAGGAGCATGGGATCACGTGCATCGCCGATCTCCCGGGCGTCGGCGAGAACCTGATCGACCATCCCGAGGTTCCGATGATCGCAGTGGCGAACGGCCCCCACGGCTATTACAAGCAGGGCGTCGGCTGGCGGATGCTGCTCAACGGCCTTCATTTCAGGCTGTTCAAAAGCGGTCCCATCCTGTCCGCCGGCGTGGAGGCCGGCGCTTTCGTGAACCCGGTGGACCCCGACGGCGAGCCGACGATACAGGCCTTCTGCGTGCCGATCGTCTATCTCGACCGCGATACGCTCGGCCTCGTCCAGGACACCTACGGCGTGACGATCACCACGGTGGTGGTGAAGCCGAAATCCCGCGGGTTCGTCCGCCTCCGCTCGGCCGATCCGGACGACATGCCCCTCGTCTCGCCCAATCTGCTCAAGGACCCGGCGGATGCCCGCACCATGATCGACGGGCAGCGCTTCTTCCTGCGGGCCTTCCGGACGAGCCCGCTTTCGGACAGGATCGCGCGCATCGCGATCCCCGATCCGGACGATCTCAGCGACGAGGCGCTCATGAAGCATTGCCGCCGCTTCGTGAAGACCAACTATCATCCGAGCGGCACCTGCCGGATGGGCACGTCCAGCGATCCCATGGCGGTGCTCGACGCGCGGCTGCGCGTGCGCGGCATCGACAACCTGCGGGTCTGCGATCTCTCGGCGATGCCGAACATCAACGCGGGCAACACCAACGCTCCGGCGATGATGCTCGGAAGCCGCTGCGCGGAGCTGATCACCGGGCGTCCCACGCTCACCACGGCCCAGTTCGGCCCGCGCCTGTCCGAGCAGGGCGACATGAGCGTCGCTAGCGCATCGTGCGGAAAAGTGGATCCGGTTTTCCGCTCAAACGATGCGCTCTTCTAGGCTGGAGCATCGGATCCGATCCCAAAAGTGGAGTCCACTTTTGGGTCCGATGCTCTAGCCTGAGCTGACCCTGGAGCGGTCCTCTCGGCCTCGTCAGCGCATCGTGCGAAAAAGTGGATCCCACTTCCCGCGTCCGACGCTTTACCCGGCGACCTTGACCCGCTCGGCCACCTGGATCCGGTTGCGGCCGGCCCGCTTGGCGCGGTAGAGCGCCTCGTCGGCCGCGGCATAGGCCGGGTCGAACGGCTCGAAGGCCCCACGCACGGCAACGCCGACGGACAGGGTCAACCGGACCGTCGCCTTCGCGGCAACGATGGGCGTCTTCTCCATGATGGCCAGCAGCTCACCGAGGGCGGGAAGAAGCTCGTCGACGGAGCCGGTCGACGCGATCAGCGCGAACTCCTCGCCCCCGAAGCGGCCGACCGCGCCATAGGGCGTCAGATGTCCGGCGATGATCTTTCCGACGGCCTGGAGAACGGAGTCGCCGACCTGGTGGCCGTAGGTATCGTTCACCGCCTTGAAATGATCGATGTCCATCAGCACGAGCACGACGGCCTGCTCCGCCGCGCTTTCGTTGAGCTCCACCAGGGAGCGCCGGTTGGCGAGCCCCGTGAGCATGTCGTGCCGCGCCCAATGGTCGTTGTCGCGCTCGGCCCGCATGGTGGAAACGAGCATCCCGTTGAGCCGGTAGACCGCCTTGCTCATGGCGTAGAGATAGAACGGGATCTGCAGACCGCTCAGCAACATGATCGGCTCGCCCGACAGCAACGCACCGAGACAGGCCGGCCCGAAGCTCAGCACGATCATGGCCGTCGCCAGCCGTTGCGCGGCGAAATTCCTGAAACAGATCCCGCCCATCATGGCGGCCGCCGAGAGGCATGCCAGCGCCGCCACGACCCAGTCTCCGCTCAGCAGGCTGATGAAGGCCCCGGCGCCGACGCCAAAGGCCCAGGCGAGCGCGAGAAGGAGATACAGATCCGTCGGCGTCTCCTGCTGCCGCGCCGCGCCCCGATAGGCGATCAGGATCACCCAGGTCCGCACGATCCCGAGCAGGACCTCGAGCCCGAACCAGGCCAGGAACAGCGGCTCGGGTTTGCGCAGGGCGATGACGGCCGATACCAGAATCGTATTGGCGACGCCTCCGATGAAGATCGGCAACGTCCCGAACAGGTTCGAGATCAGGGCGTGGCGGATCGCGGTCGGGACATCCTTGCCCGGGTCGGCCAGCCAGCGCGTGAACCGCCACTTCGGCAAGCTGAATGTTCTCGTCGTGTCTACCATGGACCGCCTTCACGCGTCTGTGGATCCCGCGCCCCCCAATCACGACCGTCCGGTGTACGACCGTCCGCTCCGCATGACGCAACGGAAATGTTGCCGCTACAGGATTAAGATCTGACTAGCAAAGCTGTTTTACGGGACCAAAAGCGGCAGTTATTGACCCCGACTGTCAGCACACCTTGATCTCTCCCTAAGGACACCTTCCAGTGGCTGCCCGGAGACGGTGGCAGATTCGGCAACTGCAACCTAAGGTTTCGCTACAACGTCAGACGTGAGTTCGATTTCCCGTCCGCCGCTGTAGCCTCGTGTCCCGTAGGAAAGGCAGTCCATAACCGACACGACACGAAGCTTGACCGGACAGCCCACCCCTATCGACCTGCGACTGTCGCCGGCGGGCTTGCTCGGGCACCTCCCTGTTCTTCCCGGAGCCGCCACGGCGGCAAATCCGGAGGCCCGAACCAATCTTCCGGCAGGGAGAGAATGGATGATCCCCCCTGTCACCTGAGCCCGACGGCAGCACCTGAGACGTCATTATACTTTGGTATGATGTCGCCGCATATCTGGCCTTCGGAATGAGCGCTCCTTTTGTGCGCCGCGTGGGCGTATTGCTGCATTGCAAGGCAAGAACACAGGCCATCGCCGAAATGGCAGGCAAACTCACAGGAGCTCCCAATGTTCGTTTCACTCATCCTCGCCAAGATCCAGGCCTATTTCCGCTATCGCGCCACGGTCAATGAGCTGTCGGCTCTCTCGGATCGCGAGCTCAGCGATTTCGGTATCGCCCGTTTCGAGATCGAAACGGTCGCTCGCCAGGCCGCTGCTGCCTAAAACTCTCTGCACTGCAGCAAACGCCCTCGCCCGCCTCTCGGCGGGCGTTTGTCGTTTATGGGCCCCAAGGCGTATTCACGCAACAGAACATCGAACGCAGGAAGCGGGAACCGGTTTTGCGTGGAAAGATGCACAAGACCAGAAACCTGGAGCATAAACCCAAATGTGGGTACCACTTATGGGATCAATTCGATGCTCCCCTTATCGAACAGCGCATCGGATGTGAGTTCGCTGTCACGTGCGACGCTGGGGCTGCGGCGAGATCCGCACCCTTGCCACCCTTCCGGTCGAGGCTGAAAGGATGGAATGGCTCCCCCGAAAGAGTGAGCGTCACATCTGAACAACCCGGCACGCTGGAGCTTATCCATATCCCCGGTCTTGGTTTGCCCCTAGGGATCGGCAACTCAGCGCCCCCATATGAGGGGCGCTTCTTTTTACCTGTATCCCTAGAGCATCGTGCGAAGAAGTGGGAACCGGTTCTTCGCGAAAAACGATGCTTCGCCAAAGAGAAAGAGCAAGCATTCTGACGGGATCAGAATGCTTGCTCTAGCGCGTCGTGCGGACCCAGCGGGCCGCGCGAGCGAAAAGTGGACCCGGTATTCGCTGGCGCGGCCTTTCGGGTCCGCTCAAACGATGCGCTCGTCGAAGAAGGGAGCATCGGATTCACTCCCAAAAGTGCAAATCCACTTGTCACGTCCGATGCTCTAACCCTCTCTTCACCCTTGCCTGCGATAGGCAGGGCATGACCGACACCCGTGACAACACCGCCATCTCCGAGCTCACCGGACAGCCCGTCAGCACCTGGTCCGAGGAATGGCGGATCGAGACCGAAGCCCGTACCGTCCTGAAGATGAGCAAGGAGCAGCGGGACGCCTTCTTCAACGGCCGGAAGGATGCCGATGGGAAAACCGTCGACCGCGGCGTGATCGCCATTCGGGGGCAGAAGGCCGCCGAGGGAATCAAGGCGACCATGGAGCGGCTCCAGGAGGCTCGCTCGAGGAAGGGATAAAGCGGGCCCGGCTGTCGCCGGTCCAGGTTGGGAGGACACTGGACTTTCTTCCTCCTCCCACCCATGCTTCCTAGGCCCGATCGCTGGAGCCTTGAATGACTTTGTTACGTCTATCTACAGTGGCTGGATTGCTCTTCGCTACTGTTACTCTCGCCGGTTGTGTGACTGCCGGCAATACGCTTGTACCTGTTCCCGCTCACCATACCGACCCGAATGCACGAGCGCTCATTGCTCGTGCCGTCTGGTCGGGTTCACCTGGTTGGATCGGATACCGTAAGAAGCTCTTTGACACGCGGATTAGCCCTCCGAGGTCTTTGAGAGACCAGGCCACAGGTGAAAGATATACGGTTTACTGTGTTGACGGTAAGCTCGAGGCATTGATCCTGTATCAAGAGTTCCGAACCGGCGTCAAAGTGAGTGACGAGATCGGCGGCCTTAAAATTACGACAGAGTCACAAAGGAACCGGGACTGCAACGCCGATA
This window of the Microvirga sp. TS319 genome carries:
- a CDS encoding ABC transporter substrate-binding protein, with translation MMQRRTFLALATGVAAIGLGLGGVSAQELPKLKKKDHYKVGFAQTESNNPWRIAQTESMKAEAAKRGDQLVYTDAASSAAKQVADVNSMIAQGVDLIFLAPREEKPLIPAVMAAKKAGIPVILLDRNVDQSLAKAGRDYVTFIGSDFVDEGKRAAEALTKAVDGKAKIIQLEGTTGSSPANDRRKGFEDYIKAHPGMQIVASQSGDFARDKGRQVAETLLQAHPDATAIYAHNDEMAIGAIAALEAAGKTPGKDVIVVSVDGTRDALQAIIDGKMLATVECNPKFGPKAFETLDRYAKGEQIEPWVINTDRFFDKSNAAQLIADAY
- a CDS encoding sugar ABC transporter ATP-binding protein, producing the protein MAPLLSMHGIDKRFAGIPALRAAELAVERGEVHALIGQNGAGKSTLIKILTGYYARDAGEIVFDGRPVAFTSPQEAQRAGISTIYQEINLVPYRSVTENICLGREKRRFGFLDWPAMHAEARGLLARFNVDIDVHRPLMAYPTAVQQMVAIARAIGFDARLVIMDEPTSSLDEREVEVLFGVIRRLKEAGVSVIFVSHKLDELYAVCDRVTIMRDGRTVQVSAMADLSRLDLVTTMLGRELTQALRESREDADAAAARDPILKVRNLAVGRKVRDVDFDVRPGEIVGLAGLLGAGRTESARAVFGADRPDAGTIRFAGSDGAIAQPADAIGAGMGFCSEDRKLEGIIPDMSVRENMTLALMPTLGRRGIVDEGKSRAVVDRFIRLLGIRCSGPEQRIRELSGGNQQKVLLARWLCMNPKLLILDEPTRGIDVGAKAEILNLIRELAGQGLGVLMISSELEEIVEAASRIFVLRDGRTVAELAGDAVNEQTVMAAMAHGDADRREAARG
- a CDS encoding ABC transporter permease, with protein sequence MADTATTLPPAPAPAPAPAPARDASRFDTRAFLTRYGSWIALALLILINLAITPNFATWQTLNVNLTQVCTIVIVGVGMTLVIATGGIDLSVGALMAIAGALAPLIFLGKLFPLPDPAVGIALAFVLPVLVTGGLGWFNGWLVTHLRIQPIIATLVLFIAGRGIAQVFTNGNLQVFNLPDFQFIGLGRVFGIPFQAILMAAIVAAAAWMLRHTVFGRQILAIGGNERAARLAGIPVASVKQRVYLISGLLSGIAGLIVIARNSAADANLVGLGMELDAIAAVAVGGTLLTGGRATVVGTLVGALIIQLVRYTLLANGVPDAAALVAKAGIIVMAVWLQRQGQR
- a CDS encoding ABC transporter permease, which produces MSLRTLQAIGRFGVLLALVALIVFGWLRYENFLGSFNVLSVLRYNSMFALVALGMCFVIITGGIDLSVGSTAAFGSVVAALASPYGAVPGLLAGLAAGLAIGACNAFIITRLNILPFITTLATMLAASGCALLLAGNQSVSVSYESGFTELGQGDFLGFPVPAWIALAAYLLGSLILNFTSFGRTVLAIGGNEEAARLMGLPANRVKATVYLASGGLAGLAGVILAAQFGAGQPIEGVGWELFAIAAVVVGGTLLTGGVGSVGSTLAGVLLLGLIFNILNFENGLGWISLSAYWQSVIRGLFLLLVVAIQARLSVRTEETA
- a CDS encoding mandelate racemase/muconate lactonizing enzyme family protein, with translation MPRMTSIETGFYRIPLPTVLTDSMHGEMRAFELNTIRIRDSDGAEGVGYTFTVGRNGAAIDAVLTRELPEIMDGEEADEIERLWHKAWWALHYGGRGGPTVLAISAFDMALWDLKARRAGLPLWKALGGYDPKVPCYAGGIDLDLPLDDLLRQTDGNLGKGFRAIKMKVGRANLFEDVERVKAMREHLGEGFPLMADANMKWSVDGAIRAARAFQPFDLTWLEEPTIPDDPAGHARIVREGGLPIAAGENLRSLWEFRLYVAGGGVTYPEPDVTNCGGVTPFMKIAHLAEAFNLPVTSHGAHDVTVHLLAACPNRSYLEAHGFGLERYIAEPLEIRDGNALAPNRPGHGIAFDWHGLERIKA
- a CDS encoding SDR family oxidoreductase; the encoded protein is MNPFSDTLLAGKTALVTAAAQGIGRASALALADAGAAVFATDINEEALASLAEERPVITPLRLDVRDRASIAAVHERTGPVEILFNCAGTVHQGPLLACDDEAWDFSMDLNVTAMFRMIRAYLPAMVERGSGSIVNMSSVAGAVKGVANRAAYCATKAAVAGLTRSIAADYVTAGVRCNAICPGTVETPSLHERMRAQGDYETARAAFIARQPMGRLGTPEEIAALVVYLASDAAAYTTGQLHIIDGGWTG
- a CDS encoding GMC family oxidoreductase — encoded protein: MKERFDHIVVGGGSSGSVAAARLVNEGARVLLLEGGYSHRHPLLDMPPGIFKMINGSKYMRYHHTVPQEHLDGRVHDIPQANVLGGGSSVNAQVYMRGRPSDYDEWHELLRGENDYPGWGWADVLPHFRTMEGNNRFYNDLHGADGPLLVSDPGHINDLSRWFVQSMQALGEPFNPDFNGPTQRGVGFYQFMNRRGKRSSAAYAFLAPLADNPNLVIRLQSRVRRIEIENGRAVGVTYRDSKGTDHRVHADGEIIMASGSLVTPQLLMLSGIGPADRLKEHGITCIADLPGVGENLIDHPEVPMIAVANGPHGYYKQGVGWRMLLNGLHFRLFKSGPILSAGVEAGAFVNPVDPDGEPTIQAFCVPIVYLDRDTLGLVQDTYGVTITTVVVKPKSRGFVRLRSADPDDMPLVSPNLLKDPADARTMIDGQRFFLRAFRTSPLSDRIARIAIPDPDDLSDEALMKHCRRFVKTNYHPSGTCRMGTSSDPMAVLDARLRVRGIDNLRVCDLSAMPNINAGNTNAPAMMLGSRCAELITGRPTLTTAQFGPRLSEQGDMSVASASCGKVDPVFRSNDALF
- a CDS encoding diguanylate cyclase; its protein translation is MVDTTRTFSLPKWRFTRWLADPGKDVPTAIRHALISNLFGTLPIFIGGVANTILVSAVIALRKPEPLFLAWFGLEVLLGIVRTWVILIAYRGAARQQETPTDLYLLLALAWAFGVGAGAFISLLSGDWVVAALACLSAAAMMGGICFRNFAAQRLATAMIVLSFGPACLGALLSGEPIMLLSGLQIPFYLYAMSKAVYRLNGMLVSTMRAERDNDHWARHDMLTGLANRRSLVELNESAAEQAVVLVLMDIDHFKAVNDTYGHQVGDSVLQAVGKIIAGHLTPYGAVGRFGGEEFALIASTGSVDELLPALGELLAIMEKTPIVAAKATVRLTLSVGVAVRGAFEPFDPAYAAADEALYRAKRAGRNRIQVAERVKVAG
- a CDS encoding DUF1127 domain-containing protein, giving the protein MFVSLILAKIQAYFRYRATVNELSALSDRELSDFGIARFEIETVARQAAAA